A single genomic interval of Paludisphaera mucosa harbors:
- a CDS encoding IS5 family transposase (programmed frameshift): MRRHELTEAQFEAISRLLPQGGGRGRRWRDHLKVLNGLLWRLRTGCPWRDVPERYGPWSTIYGRFRRWSRDGTFDRILKALQMRMDEEGRVDWDLFCIDGTSIRASRAAAGGGKKGARTSPDHALGRSRGGFGTKVHLVVDGRGLPLAAEVTAGQRHESTQFERVMDAVRVPRRVGRPRSRPANVAGDKGYSYDRIRVWLRRRGIGAVIPQRSDQKANHRGRPLKFDPDSYRRRNVVERCVSWIKECRAVATRFEKLARHYLGMVKTAMIERYLRLLYL; this comes from the exons ATGAGACGGCACGAGTTGACGGAGGCCCAGTTCGAGGCGATCAGCCGGCTTCTGCCCCAGGGCGGCGGCCGCGGCCGCAGGTGGCGCGACCACCTGAAGGTGCTCAACGGCCTGCTCTGGCGGCTGCGCACCGGCTGCCCCTGGCGGGACGTACCGGAGCGCTACGGCCCCTGGTCGACGATCTACGGCCGATTCCGCCGCTGGAGCCGCGACGGCACGTTCGATCGCATCCTCAAGGCGTTGCAGATGCGGATGGACGAGGAGGGGCGGGTCGACTGGGACCTCTTCTGCATCGACGGGACCTCGATCCGAGCCTCCCGGGCGGCCGCCGGCGGCGGAAAAAAGGGGGCGCGGACGAGCCCG GACCATGCGTTGGGCCGCTCGCGCGGCGGATTCGGGACCAAGGTCCACCTGGTCGTGGACGGTCGCGGACTTCCCCTCGCGGCCGAGGTGACCGCCGGTCAACGCCACGAGTCGACGCAGTTCGAGAGGGTGATGGACGCGGTCCGCGTGCCTCGGCGGGTCGGTCGTCCCCGCAGCCGGCCCGCGAACGTGGCCGGCGACAAGGGGTACAGCTACGACCGCATCCGCGTCTGGCTGCGCCGCCGCGGGATCGGGGCCGTCATCCCCCAGCGTTCGGATCAGAAGGCCAACCACCGTGGCCGGCCCTTGAAGTTCGACCCCGACAGCTACCGCCGCCGCAACGTGGTCGAGCGGTGCGTGAGCTGGATAAAGGAATGCCGGGCCGTGGCCACGCGCTTCGAGAAGCTGGCCCGCCACTACCTCGGAATGGTCAAAACCGCCATGATCGAAAGGTACTTGCGCCTACTCTATTTGTGA
- a CDS encoding serine/threonine-protein kinase codes for MPPRDDAPRDMLFGLLALQNGMVARDQLVAAFAVWTAGGDRPMADLLVEQGVLSPSRRSLLDALAGEHLAAHGGDPEESLAALDLNRSTRESLAAAGGAQVEATLARVGGGAEPDGDADRTSNYSVGSATSDGRRFRVLRPHARGGLGAVFVAMDSELNREVALKQILDRHADDQTSRARFLLEAEITGGLEHPGIVPVYGLGTYGDGRPYYAMRFIRGDSLKEAIGRFHADAASKDDPGRRSLELRQLLRRFLDVCNAIDYAHSRGVLHRDLKPGNVIIGRHGETLVVDWGLAKVQGRTDAVGSPDERPLAPSPASGSAETLPGSALGTPAYMSPEQARGDLEDLGPRSDVYSLGATLYCLLTGRPSVEDDDVGAALRAVQKGEFAPPRKLDPTIDRALEAVCLKAMALEPGDRYRSPRALAEDLERWMADEPVAGYREPFATRAGRWARRHRPLVAGAATLLLAAVVGLAAGTVLLGRANARTDAERRRADQLRLAAEANFQKARQAVDEYFTKVSESKLLNVPGLQPLRKELLESSRRYYQEFLDEHADDPSVRAEAAEAWYRVGFVTMDVESATEAMPCFERATQMYDRLSGEHPTVERYAYKLAMCLNDLGNQQAALGREADARRSHERSLEIRKQVVREHPDVPEYRKELGIGYGVWSERLYTAGSTSESLRSTEQELAIFEHLIRDYPDVADYRSRLAGALRSIGARQRDCGRSAEALAAFQRSLALSEGLARDHPDDVNHRWGVANSLHGIGWTHYRLTGRTEDARAAFRRALDLSEAIARDNPGLETARATVAFYENELARVLARLGEPDEALQHYRKALAYAEARRRKNDGGVWAERDLGYILYETGRIHLASGRVQEASQSLDRARRLFESIADSAALDPYNRACVRAICADLVAPGKTDLAPEERSRRANFTARAVASLREALAGGHQNPDMIASDIDFDAIKSDEDFEALLAELRAGRPEDRVVTPGP; via the coding sequence ATGCCACCACGCGACGACGCCCCGCGCGACATGCTCTTCGGCCTGCTGGCCCTGCAGAACGGGATGGTCGCCCGCGACCAGCTCGTGGCCGCCTTCGCGGTCTGGACCGCCGGCGGCGACCGCCCGATGGCCGACCTGCTGGTCGAGCAGGGGGTCCTCTCCCCGTCCCGCCGCTCCCTGCTCGACGCCCTGGCGGGCGAGCACCTGGCGGCCCACGGCGGCGACCCCGAGGAGAGCCTCGCCGCCCTCGACCTGAACCGATCGACCCGCGAGAGCCTCGCCGCCGCGGGCGGGGCGCAGGTCGAGGCCACGCTCGCCCGAGTCGGCGGCGGCGCCGAGCCGGACGGCGACGCCGACCGCACCAGCAACTACTCCGTCGGCTCCGCCACTTCCGACGGCCGACGATTCCGCGTCCTGCGTCCCCACGCCCGGGGCGGGCTCGGCGCCGTTTTCGTGGCGATGGACTCGGAACTGAACCGGGAGGTGGCGCTGAAGCAGATCCTCGACCGCCACGCCGACGACCAGACCAGCCGCGCCCGCTTCCTGCTGGAGGCCGAGATCACCGGCGGGCTGGAGCACCCCGGCATCGTCCCGGTCTACGGGCTGGGGACCTACGGCGACGGGCGCCCGTATTACGCCATGCGGTTCATCCGCGGCGACTCCCTGAAGGAAGCCATCGGTCGGTTCCACGCCGACGCGGCGTCGAAGGACGACCCCGGGCGGCGGTCGCTGGAGCTGCGCCAGCTCCTGCGTCGGTTCCTCGACGTCTGCAACGCGATCGACTACGCCCACAGCCGCGGCGTCCTGCACCGCGACCTCAAGCCGGGCAACGTCATCATCGGCAGGCACGGCGAGACGCTGGTGGTCGACTGGGGCCTGGCCAAGGTCCAGGGGCGAACCGACGCCGTCGGTTCGCCGGACGAGCGTCCGCTGGCGCCCAGCCCGGCCAGCGGCAGCGCCGAGACGCTGCCGGGAAGTGCGTTGGGCACCCCGGCCTACATGAGCCCGGAGCAGGCCCGAGGCGACCTGGAGGACCTCGGGCCGCGGAGCGACGTGTACAGCCTCGGGGCCACCCTGTACTGCTTGCTGACGGGGCGGCCGTCGGTCGAGGACGACGACGTGGGCGCGGCGCTGCGCGCGGTCCAGAAGGGCGAGTTCGCGCCGCCGCGCAAGCTCGATCCGACGATCGATCGGGCGCTGGAGGCCGTCTGCCTCAAGGCCATGGCCCTGGAGCCGGGCGACCGCTACCGCTCGCCCCGGGCGCTGGCCGAGGATCTCGAGCGATGGATGGCCGACGAGCCGGTGGCCGGCTACCGGGAGCCATTCGCGACGAGGGCCGGCCGCTGGGCGCGCCGGCACCGGCCGCTCGTGGCGGGGGCGGCGACGCTGCTCCTCGCGGCCGTGGTCGGGCTCGCCGCCGGGACCGTCCTCCTGGGCCGGGCGAACGCCCGGACCGACGCCGAGCGGCGCCGGGCCGACCAGCTGCGGCTGGCCGCGGAGGCCAACTTCCAGAAGGCCCGCCAGGCGGTCGACGAGTATTTCACCAAGGTCAGCGAGAGCAAGCTCCTCAACGTCCCCGGGCTGCAACCGCTCCGCAAGGAGCTCCTCGAATCGTCTCGGAGGTACTACCAGGAGTTTCTCGACGAGCACGCCGACGATCCATCGGTGCGGGCCGAGGCGGCCGAGGCCTGGTACCGCGTCGGGTTCGTCACGATGGACGTCGAGTCGGCGACGGAGGCGATGCCCTGCTTCGAGCGGGCGACGCAGATGTACGATCGGCTCAGCGGCGAGCACCCGACGGTCGAGCGCTACGCCTACAAGCTCGCGATGTGCCTGAACGACCTCGGAAACCAGCAGGCGGCGCTTGGACGCGAGGCGGACGCTCGTCGCTCCCATGAGCGTTCCCTCGAAATCCGCAAACAGGTCGTCCGCGAGCATCCCGACGTGCCCGAGTATCGGAAGGAGCTGGGCATCGGCTACGGGGTCTGGTCGGAGAGGTTGTATACCGCGGGATCGACCTCCGAGTCGCTGCGCTCGACGGAGCAGGAGTTGGCCATATTCGAACATCTCATCCGCGACTACCCCGACGTCGCCGATTACAGGTCGCGACTGGCCGGCGCCCTTCGCAGCATCGGCGCGCGGCAACGCGACTGCGGGCGCTCGGCCGAGGCTCTCGCGGCGTTCCAGCGATCGCTCGCGCTGAGCGAGGGACTGGCCCGCGACCATCCCGACGACGTCAACCATCGGTGGGGCGTGGCCAACTCCTTGCACGGCATCGGCTGGACTCATTACCGGTTGACCGGCCGTACGGAAGACGCGCGAGCCGCCTTCCGCCGCGCGTTGGATCTGTCTGAAGCGATCGCCCGCGACAACCCGGGCCTGGAGACGGCGCGTGCCACGGTCGCGTTTTATGAGAACGAGCTGGCTCGGGTGCTCGCCCGTCTCGGCGAACCGGACGAGGCCCTCCAACATTACCGAAAGGCCCTCGCGTACGCCGAGGCGCGCCGGCGGAAGAACGACGGAGGCGTCTGGGCCGAGCGCGACCTCGGATACATTCTCTACGAGACGGGCCGGATCCATCTGGCGTCCGGTCGCGTCCAGGAGGCGTCGCAGTCGCTCGATCGAGCACGCCGACTCTTCGAATCCATCGCCGATTCCGCCGCCCTGGATCCCTATAATCGCGCGTGCGTACGCGCCATCTGCGCCGATCTGGTCGCTCCAGGAAAGACCGACCTCGCCCCGGAGGAGCGGTCCCGCCGCGCGAACTTCACCGCACGAGCCGTCGCGAGCCTGCGGGAAGCGCTCGCCGGCGGCCACCAGAATCCCGACATGATCGCGTCGGACATCGACTTCGACGCCATCAAGTCCGACGAAGACTTCGAGGCGCTGCTCGCCGAGCTGAGGGCGGGGCGTCCCGAGGATCGGGTCGTAACGCCCGGCCCTTGA